The Chloroflexota bacterium DNA window TAACATCGTTTGCCAAAGGTTTTCCGCGCACGTGAATTTTCAATATCGCCTCACGGCCACGCACATCGGGCTGGTCTAAAACGACCTGACGGTCAAAACGTCCCGGACGCAGCAGCGCGGGATCAAGCACATCGGGGCGGTTGGTAGCGGCAACGATGATTACATTTGTATCCGTATCGAAGCCATCCATCTCGACCAACATCTGATTAAGGGTTTGCTCACGTTCGTCGTGACTGCCACCCAAACCGGCGCCACGCTGCCTGCCGACAGCATCAATCTCATCCACAAAAACAATACAGGGTGAATGACGTTTGGCCTGCTCGAACAAATCGCGCACGCGGCTGGCTCCCACGCCCACAAACATTTCTACAAATTCTGAGCCGGAAATGGAGAAGAATGGCACACCCGCTTCCCCAGAAACGGCCTTCGCCAACAAGGTTTTGCCGGTTCCAGGAGGGCCAACCAACAGCACACCCTTCGGGATGCGCGCGCCTAAAGCGATGAATTTTTCCGGTTCTTGTAAAAATTCGACTACTTCTTCCAATTCGAACTTGGCTTCTTCCACACCAGCTACATCGTCAAATGTTACTGTGGGCTGATCGCCAGTAAACATACGCGCTCGCGATTTACCGAATGCCATCGCTGCGTTATTACCACCTTGCGCCTGACGGAATATAAACCAGAACATCGCACCCAGCAAAACCACCGGGCCAAGATAACTTAAAATCGTGACAACACCAACCCACTGATTGGGCGGTTCAATTTCGACTTTAATATTCTGAGGGTTTAAATCTTCCGCTGTAACACCTAATTCGAGCAATTGCGCTACCAAAGTGGATGCAAGTTCTTTCTGAGCAGTGCCTTCGGTACCATCGCTATAAACTACGCGCACTTCTTTATCAGCACCGACCACGCGCGCGACCTCGCCGCGGCGGATCTGCATTGCTAATTCATTAATCGACAAAATTTCTTGCGATTCGGTGCTTTGTCGATAGTTAAAGAAAAGCAATATGGCAATGCCAATGATGAAAAGGATATATATAAACGAAGATCGGTTTCTTGATGAATCCACAAATACCTCCAACTGTATAAGCCTAAAAAAAGGCCTACGAATTATACCAATCTATCCACCATGCTGGTAGCAATTTAGACCAAAGTACGGGGAAATTAACGAGCTTCTAACGAAGCAATTGCAAACTTTCCATTATTTGCGCCATTTCAGCCGACAAAACACATCGATCAAATTTGGCTTCAATACAGGCGCGCCCCTTTTCGCCCATGATCTGCCTTTCTCGGCGGTGTCCGGCCAGATAACGAATCCCAGCCGCGAGGGCGTCCGCATCACCGGGCGGCACGAAGATGCCCGCTTCAGCCTGCTCCACCACAGTCCGCATCACGCCGTCAATCGCTAAAATCACCGGCCGACCGGCCGCCATATAGTCAAACACCTTGTTAGGGTACACCGTCTTATACATTTCGATGGGCTTGAGGATCGCAATACAGGCATCCGCCGCGGCCAACGCCCCGCCCATCTCAGTTTTTGCTACCGAGGAAACAAAATGCACATTCGTCAAGCTCAGGCGCGCGGCATACTCCATCAAAGCGGGTTTCTCTTTGCCATCGCCCAGCAGTACAACGGCTATTTCAAGGGTATCGCGCAATTGTGCAGCCGCATCGAGCAGCACGACCAAATCATTCGACATACCATGTGCGCCCGCATATAAGGCCACAAACATGCCTTCCAAGCTATGCTGCTGACGGAATTTGTTCCCATTATCGGCGGGGTTGAACATTTGCGGATCGGCACCGTTAGGAACGAGGGCAATCTCGCGTCCGCCGCGCGCCTGAACATGCTCAATAAATCCGGGGGAATTGACCAACATCTGGTCGGCGCGGCGATAGAGGAAACGCTCCAGCCACTCGGATGCAATAATCAGGGGGCGATTTTTCAACACGCCAACCGCTACAGCGAAGGCAGGCCAGAGATCGCGGATTTCAAACAGAAATGGAACCCCTTTGAGCCGAGCCAATAACCAGGCGGTCACACCCTGGAAAATGGGTGGGGAGGTGCCCCAGACGAGATCTACATCCCGCACGCGCCACCCGGCCAAAAATGACGACACCATAAAGCTGAAGAAACTAAAGACACGATGAACGAAACTTTTGTGGAGAGCTGAGTAGGTATAAGCACGGATAACCCGAACGCCCAACTCGTCTTCCGCAGAGGCGTTGGTATCAGGCGTTAGGGTTGTGTCCCCAGTAAGATAGCTGACCGGACTGGCGATCACGGTTACATGATGCCCTGCTTGCACCAGATAGCGCGCAATTTCATGATGGCGGGTTCCGCCGGGCTCGTTGAGGGCGGCAAATGCCTGATGGATCAATAATATGTGCATAACGGATTTTCAAAATTAGTATTATCCCAAATCACGTCAGCGTGCTGACGCGGTTGGGCTTGCTGAAAATAACGTTGCTGGCCGGGAACATAACGCGTTTGATAGCGTTTCAGAAGCGCCGTTTCGCTTTCATCAGCTCCGTTGCGCAGATCACGCTGCACGGCGCGGGGAACCGACACCTGAAAATCTACCTCTACAAAGATACGAAAATCCCAATAGACCACCAGTTCCGGTCGCAGCAGAAAAACACCATCGCATAATAATACCGCATTGACGGGCGCTGTGCGCGATGGTTCGACGAGGGCGGCATTTTCCCGGAAATCAAATTTGCAGGTTTGATAGATTCGATTCCCCTCCGGGCCGAGGGGTTGTAACAAGCAATCCACCAGCGCCTGATTGTCGAAAGAGTCCTGATAATAGCCTGCGGGCGAATCAATGCCTTGACGATAGCGGTACTCACGCGGGTAATGAAACCGGTCAATGGAGGCGCGGATTACCGGCCGGGAAGGCGCAATCAACGGAATCAACTCATCAGCCAGAAACGTCTTGCCCGCGCCATCTACGCCATCAATGGCAACCCGCAGGGGGCGCGTTGTTCTTTGAGCCAGAATGGATTCGGCTAATCGCTCAAGGGCCTGTCGCCGGTTACTCATCATGATTCATCCGGAAAGCGCCATTCACTAATAAATATAAACGGCAAAGCCGCATCGGCTTGAACACTCCACGAAAGTGCGGGAATTTTTTGGGCATAAGTTGGGGAAACCCAGCCCATATACGGCGCGACTTCACCATCTCCGGTGAGCAATTCTCCCGCGCGGGCAAGTTGAAAGTTGAAAGTTGAAGGTTGAAGATCGTTCTCCACAGTAACCTGAAGAGTAATCCAGCCGTGGGGTGATTGGAGTTTCAGTTTCAGGTTCTCGCCATCAAGTTTCCACGCCCAATCGGGCAACAACCAATGCAAGCGCGCTAGAACAGAAGACGATGGACGAAAAACTGGGATGAGTTCGTCGGCTACAGTCCAACCCGAATCGGCATGGACAGTGACTGTGCGACGATGCGTAAGGCCAATTTTGCGGTAACCGTTATGTTCGGCAATAGCACGATGCCAGGAGCCATCTTCGGCGCATTCAGTAGCGATGATTTTCGCCTGCGCTCGATCAAGGTAAAGGAAACGCCCGGCGCGGGTCATTTGCTCAGTGCCATTGATCGTAACCGTGTTGTGAACCTGAGTGCGCGTCAGCGCGTTATCCCAGGGTGGTTCGGCGTTATAGCTGTATGTGCCTGCATCTTGGGCGATGTTCAGCCCCCGCCACCATAAATCCAGATGCAGTTGGTCGGCGTGACCAGGGCGGCCAGTGAAGTTCGCCGTGCGCAGGTAGGCCCAGGAGTTTTTCGCTCGCGAAGTGATCGGTTGATGAGGTTGAAGGTTGAAGG harbors:
- a CDS encoding glycosyltransferase family 4 protein, translated to MHILLIHQAFAALNEPGGTRHHEIARYLVQAGHHVTVIASPVSYLTGDTTLTPDTNASAEDELGVRVIRAYTYSALHKSFVHRVFSFFSFMVSSFLAGWRVRDVDLVWGTSPPIFQGVTAWLLARLKGVPFLFEIRDLWPAFAVAVGVLKNRPLIIASEWLERFLYRRADQMLVNSPGFIEHVQARGGREIALVPNGADPQMFNPADNGNKFRQQHSLEGMFVALYAGAHGMSNDLVVLLDAAAQLRDTLEIAVVLLGDGKEKPALMEYAARLSLTNVHFVSSVAKTEMGGALAAADACIAILKPIEMYKTVYPNKVFDYMAAGRPVILAIDGVMRTVVEQAEAGIFVPPGDADALAAGIRYLAGHRRERQIMGEKGRACIEAKFDRCVLSAEMAQIMESLQLLR
- a CDS encoding ATP-dependent metallopeptidase FtsH/Yme1/Tma family protein, coding for MDSSRNRSSFIYILFIIGIAILLFFNYRQSTESQEILSINELAMQIRRGEVARVVGADKEVRVVYSDGTEGTAQKELASTLVAQLLELGVTAEDLNPQNIKVEIEPPNQWVGVVTILSYLGPVVLLGAMFWFIFRQAQGGNNAAMAFGKSRARMFTGDQPTVTFDDVAGVEEAKFELEEVVEFLQEPEKFIALGARIPKGVLLVGPPGTGKTLLAKAVSGEAGVPFFSISGSEFVEMFVGVGASRVRDLFEQAKRHSPCIVFVDEIDAVGRQRGAGLGGSHDEREQTLNQMLVEMDGFDTDTNVIIVAATNRPDVLDPALLRPGRFDRQVVLDQPDVRGREAILKIHVRGKPLANDVNLTVLARATPGFVGADIENMVNEGAILAARRDKKEIGQSEFEEAIERVIAGPERKSRLISEGEKRIIAYHEAGHAVVTNALPEGDPVHKVSITARGQAGGYTLIYPEEDRTLMAKKKLFASMVGLLGGRAAEEIVFDDITSGASNDLERVTRMARTMITRLGMSDDLGPMVYGQKEELIFLGREISEQRDYSEAVAEKIDQEVRRTVGEAYEQAKQILLKYRDKLDAVADRLMEVETIGREEFEEIFPTPVEKTGGTPVPQTA
- a CDS encoding uridine kinase, with the protein product MSNRRQALERLAESILAQRTTRPLRVAIDGVDGAGKTFLADELIPLIAPSRPVIRASIDRFHYPREYRYRQGIDSPAGYYQDSFDNQALVDCLLQPLGPEGNRIYQTCKFDFRENAALVEPSRTAPVNAVLLCDGVFLLRPELVVYWDFRIFVEVDFQVSVPRAVQRDLRNGADESETALLKRYQTRYVPGQQRYFQQAQPRQHADVIWDNTNFENPLCTYY